In a single window of the Zea mays cultivar B73 chromosome 5, Zm-B73-REFERENCE-NAM-5.0, whole genome shotgun sequence genome:
- the LOC100280796 gene encoding Ethylene-responsive transcription factor 3, with protein MRRAKPPPQQPSPSPEIRYRGVRRRPSGRYAAEIRDPAKKTPIWLGTYDCAEAAAHAYDAAARSLRGPTARTNFPSAAVRAPRHRAPSASAAAPTAPAAAATSSHSSTVESWSGGAPRAAALPRSAVPMEEDDDEDCHSYCGSSSSVLCDDACGDDAVASRAPLPFDLNLPPPLDAAAETHQMGARYDTLLRL; from the coding sequence ATGCGCCGGGCGAAGCCGCCGCCGCAGCAGCCCTCGCCGTCGCCGGAGATTCGGTACCGCGGCGTGCGGAGGCGGCCGTCGGGGCGCTACGCCGCCGAGATCCGGGACCCGGCCAAGAAGACCCCGATCTGGCTCGGCACCTACGACTGCGCCGAGGCCGCCGCGCACGCCTACGACGCCGCTGCCCGATCTCTCCGCGGGCCCACCGCCCGCACCAACTTCCCCAGCGCTGCGGTCCGTGCGCCGCGGCACAGGGCTCCCTCCGCCTCCGCCGCAGCTCCCACGGCGCCGGCGGCCGCGGCCACGTCCAGCCACAGCAGCACCGTCGAGTCGTGGAGCGGCGGCGCACCCCGCGCCGCCGCCCTGCCGCGGAGCGCCGTGCCCATGGAGGAGGACGATGACGAGGACTGCCACAGCTACTGCGGATCCTCGTCGTCCGTCCTCTGCGACGACGCATGCGGCGACGACGCGGTGGCGTCCCGCGCGCCCCTGCCGTTCGACCTGAACCTGCCGCCGCCTCTTGACGCGGCCGCTGAGACCCATCAGATGGGTGCCCGCTACGACACACTACTCCGCCTCTAG